Genomic DNA from Carnobacterium gallinarum DSM 4847:
GTAACTTTAAAAGGTAATGTAGTCTCTGAAGCGGTTTTAACACGTTTTGGACCTAAAAAAAATCGTTTGGTTTTTCGTTTGGCGATTGATCATGCGGTGATTGCTGTTTCTTTTTTTAATCAGCCTTATTTGAAAAGTAAAATTATAGCCGGGGAAGAACTGGCGGTATTTGGCAAATGGGATGGCAAACGTAAAAGTTTAACTGGAATGAAAATTCTAGGTGTTGCTGCGAATGATGAAGAATCATCAAATTATGAATCCATTTACAGTACAAATAAAGGCATCAAGCAAAAGACGATTTTTCAATTAGTAGAGAACGCTTATGAACGCTATCAAGATGTGATTCCAGAAATTATTCCGACTTATTTAAGAGAAAAATATCGTTTAATTCGTCACTGCGAAGCGATTTATGGAATGCACTTTCCGACAGAAGAAGAACAAACAAAGCAAGCGAGACGTGAAGTTGTTTTTGAAGAGTTCTTAGTTTTTCAGATGAAGATGCAAGTTTTACGAAAACAGGAAAAAGCTGTTGGACGCGGTACAGCTATATTATACGATGTTGCTGCATTACGACAGTTTATTACCTCGTTACCATTTGAATTAACGAAGGCTCAGAAAAGAGTAGTAAATGAAATTTGTGGTGATTTAAGACAGTCCTTACATATGCATCGTTTGTTACAAGGTGATGTAGGGAGTGGTAAGACAATTGTTGCGGCAATTGCTTTATTTGCCACGGCTGATGCAGGTTTTCAAGGTGCATTAATGGTACCAACGGAAATTTTAGCTGAGCAGCATATGGAAAGTCTATCCCAGCTGTTTGAAGCTACAAATGTCAAAGTTGCTTTGCTAACGGGTTCAACAAAAACTAAAGAGCGACGGGAGATTTTAGCGGGGCTTGCGACTGGAGAATTGGATGTTATTGTTGGAACGCATGCCTTAATTCAAGAAGATGTGCAATTTGCTCGATTAGGTTTGGTTATTACGGATGAGCAGCATCGTTTTGGTGTAAATCAACGTCGAATTTTAAGAGAAAAAGGTGAACATCCAGATGTGTTATTTATGACAGCGACACCAATTCCTAGAACGTTGGCAATTACAGCATATGGTGAAATGGATGTATCCGTCATCGATGAATTACCTGCTGGACGGATTCCGATTGAAACAACATGGACAAGACCGAAAAACTTTGAACTCACATTGGAGTTTATTGAACGTCAGCTAAGAAAAGGCTCTCAAGCATATGTTATTTGTCCGTTAATTGAAGAGTCTGAAAGTTTAGATGTGAAAAATGCAACAGATATTTATGAAAAACTTTGTTACTATTATGAACCAAAACAGTTTAATGTTGGCTTGCTTCACGGGAAGATGAAACCGGCAGAAAAAGAAGCAATTATGGATGCATTTAAAAATAACAAAATTCAAGTTCTTGTTTCAACGACGGTCATTGAAGTTGGTGTAAATGTCCCTAACGCTACGACGATGGTAATTTATGATGCAGATCGTTTTGGTTTATCACAATTGCATCAACTTAGAGGTCGAGTTGGACGGGGAACAAAAGAATCTTATTGTATTTTAGTTGCGAATCCTAAAAATGAAACTGGGATTGAACGAATGAAAATTATGACAGAAACTACGGATGGGTTTGTATTAAGTGAAAAGGATTTGGAGTTAAGAGGTCCGGGTGATTTGTTTGGCAATAAACAATCCGGTGTTCCAGAGTTTAAAGTAGGTGATATTGTTGGTGATTTCGGTGCTTTAGAGGCTGCGAGACAAGAAGCAGCAGCATTAATTAACCAAGAAAACTTTTTTGACAATCCAGACTATGCACCTTTAAGACGTGAAGTAGGTTTAGAAAATATCAGTGCGTTAGATTTTGATTAATAGATAAAAACTCTTTTTTGTGAAAAAAACAAAAAGTGACAGAGGTTTTTTTACTTTCAAGTAATTGATAAATATGCGATAATAAAGTAGTAAATGAATGATACTCATGTCAGTAGGAGGCAACTAAATTGAAAATTGCAGTAGACGCAATGGGTGGCGATAACGCACCTCAAGTGATTGTAGAGGGCGTTATGTTAGCCGCAAAAGAATTTAATGATATTGAATTTATATTATATGGTAAGGAAGAGGCAATCCGGACCTATCTAACCGATGAAAAA
This window encodes:
- the recG gene encoding ATP-dependent DNA helicase RecG, whose protein sequence is MEKSIYDPVELLPQVGPKRLEALHQLGIYTILDVLSHYPFRYEDIQVKDLAEIEDQEKVTLKGNVVSEAVLTRFGPKKNRLVFRLAIDHAVIAVSFFNQPYLKSKIIAGEELAVFGKWDGKRKSLTGMKILGVAANDEESSNYESIYSTNKGIKQKTIFQLVENAYERYQDVIPEIIPTYLREKYRLIRHCEAIYGMHFPTEEEQTKQARREVVFEEFLVFQMKMQVLRKQEKAVGRGTAILYDVAALRQFITSLPFELTKAQKRVVNEICGDLRQSLHMHRLLQGDVGSGKTIVAAIALFATADAGFQGALMVPTEILAEQHMESLSQLFEATNVKVALLTGSTKTKERREILAGLATGELDVIVGTHALIQEDVQFARLGLVITDEQHRFGVNQRRILREKGEHPDVLFMTATPIPRTLAITAYGEMDVSVIDELPAGRIPIETTWTRPKNFELTLEFIERQLRKGSQAYVICPLIEESESLDVKNATDIYEKLCYYYEPKQFNVGLLHGKMKPAEKEAIMDAFKNNKIQVLVSTTVIEVGVNVPNATTMVIYDADRFGLSQLHQLRGRVGRGTKESYCILVANPKNETGIERMKIMTETTDGFVLSEKDLELRGPGDLFGNKQSGVPEFKVGDIVGDFGALEAARQEAAALINQENFFDNPDYAPLRREVGLENISALDFD